One window of the Dermacentor andersoni chromosome 10, qqDerAnde1_hic_scaffold, whole genome shotgun sequence genome contains the following:
- the LOC129388305 gene encoding uncharacterized protein codes for MEPGPKECRCLMCPECQKKIRAKLPGWLQEQPGLKELEEQKRLSQEAGEAGFPGAALLVTKSSAAADRMLASALGFRQGSTESDSSECSQKTETSDVGFGGPSPGGTPSKVGEASSSEGPGQAEAKEPESGAFLTTGSASSQLPRGSP; via the exons ATGGAACCCGGCCCCAAGGAGTGCCGCTGCTTGATGTGCCCGGAATGCCAGAAGAAGATTCGTGCTAAACTACCGGGTTGGCTGCAGGAGCAACCTGGCCTGAAAGAGCTCGAGGAACAGAAGCGGCTGTCGCAAGAAGCAGGAGAGGCTGGTTTTCCGGGCGCCGCTCTGCTGGTGACCAAATCGTCAGCCGCTGCCGACAGAATGCTTGCTTCAGCCCTTGGGTTTCGCCAAGGTTCAACTGAAAGCGACTCCTCCGAGTGCAGCCAGAAAACCGAGACTTCTGACGTGGGCTTCGGCGGCCCCAGTCCTGGAGGCACTCCTTCGAAAGTAGGAGAGGCCTCGAGCTCGGAGGGCCCTGGCCAGGCTGAAGCGAAGGAGCCCGAATCGGGCGCATTCCTAACCACTGGTTCTGCAAGCTCTCAGCTG CCTCGTGGAAGTCCATGA